The Spirosoma sp. SC4-14 DNA window CGACGGTCGTACCAGAGTCCGTAATTGTGGTCGATGGCGAGTAGGTTGTCAGCCTTCATCGAATCGGTCATGGCGTCCAGATTATCGGTCAGGCCCCGGCCCGTCATGCCCGGCACAAAGCGGGTGATGTGGGGTTTGGCACCAGTCAGGCCGTAGGGGCGGGCACTGCCGTTCCACCAGGGCACTTCCTGCCTGCGTCCCGTAATGAGTTTGACTCCTCGCACCAGCTTTCCGTGCAGAATCTGCATCGGTTCGGCCGGTCGGCGGTCCGATTTAGAAACCGGGGTTTCTTTAGGTACACCAATGGCATCAATGGACGTAGCATTCGACGTAGCGGGAATGGGTTGACGTTTAGGAGCCGCGCTGATAAAATCGTATAACGTAGGGGCGGGGTTAACCGCCTGCTTTGTCAGGGCAGCCGCTACGTCAATTTTAGGGCTGCTCGATGCCTCGGATTCAACCGGCAGGAGGATGGCGCGACTGGTAATTTTATCGCCGAGCCGGTCTTTTAATTGAGCGTAATATAAACTCCGGGGCTGAATGTGTTCGTTGGACATATCCCAGTAGCCATTTCCGGCAAACTGCGCCCACGTACCAAATGCCCAGTTCTGCGCCGTAGGTGGCTGATAATTCTCAACACGGGCGGCTGTGCATTGCCAGAGGACGCTGTTTGCCGCATTCCAGCCAGCGCCCTGTTCATCCTGTCCCCGGTTGGCAAACCGCAGGGCGTTGCCGTCGATGTTTACGATGTCGAACAGCACCCCCGACGCCCAACTGTCGATGCTGCCGCTGAAACTGTAAGGCAAATGAGATTCGCACTGCACAAAGGCATTGGGGCCGGTTGCACAGAATCCAACCGCAAAATCATGAATACCCGACTCAGCATACAACCGTTGGCAAAGTACCTGCTGGCCCCTGACAAAGAACGTATTCCGACGCTCCCCACCGATTTCGGAAACGGGTTCCAGCGACTGACAATCTTCGACCGTAATACGTCGGGCCGTTTCATGAACGTAGACGGCTGAACCCGCAAAGTGTCGGAAAACGACCTGCCGAATCCAGGCATCCTGTATGTTTTCGAGGCCGATAGCCATCCAGCTGTGGGCTTCGTCCTTTGGGTTGGTTTTGTCAATGGTTGACTCCAACTGTAGGTTTTCGACACCCGACTGCGCTATCTGGCCCGGCCATGCGTAACGGGCAATGGTCCCACCGCCATACGCGGAATCCAGGGCTGTAGTAAGGGGAGCATCGAGGGTAAGTTCAGCGCCGTTGACCGCTGTAATTTGCCGATCCCAGAAAAGATCACGCTGTCCGGGTTTCCAGCCCAGCGCTGAAAGGCCGCCACCGAACGTATCGGTACCGAGCTTCTGAATCCACTCTTTCGTAGCGGGCCGACGGATCTGTACGTAATCGCCAGTCTTAAAGTCAGTTGGATTGGCAACCCGAACGTTTAACGCGTTGACCGGTACGTAGGCATCCGTAATGGGTACAGCAGCAGTAAGTTGGCGGTCGTTGCTGCCGGAAATGCTAATCAGATTGTCGCGGCACAACCCTGTTCCGAGCAGGGTTGTGCCGCCTGCGTTCATGCCACTTCCCCGCAATACGACGCCTGACGCGCTGATTCGTAAGCTGCCAGCCACTTCGTATACGCCTTTTTCGAGCAAAACCGATCCGCGAAAACCATCACTCCCCAAGGGTAAGGAGGCTACGTAATCCAGAGCCGCCTGTATGCGTCGGGTGGCATCTCCTTTCCGAAACGGAATAACCACTTTAATCGCAACGGTTGGAACAGCCTCTTCGCCAGCTTTATAACCGCAGTACGAAAAATCGGGAATGCGGTTGCCGCGTTCGTCGGGGCTATAGACCAGATGCCCATCGGCGCCTACTGAAACTGGTTTTGGAGGAACCGGCTTATTTTTCTGCGCATACGTAGCCCCGATACGCCCAAGAGCGAATACCAGCGAAAGTACGACGGCAAAATGGTTGAGTCTGAGCACGGTTTCGGAGAAGATTGATTTTTTGTTTTGTTATACCGACGAAGGAGGGATCTCAAGCTTGACTTAAAAGCGACGTTGAGATTCCTCGTTCCTCGGAATGACAAAAAAGCGGGTTGACAAAAATCGAATAACAAAAAGAGTACTACGTTCTTGGCCGAACCTGCTGAACCGATACCACACTGTTGAGGAAATCTTCGATGTTGGTGTAGCCATCCTTATTTTTATCCTGGCTGGCATCCGACGGATCTTTCGGGTTCAGGCCGTTTTTGGTTTCCCAGCTATCGGGCATCCCGTCTTTATCGGAATCAACGTAAGGCGTGCCTTTGTAGTCTGGATAGCCACCGACCTGCATCGGGTCAGTAATAATACCATTCTTGTAGGAATCGATGGGCAGGCGACGGTGTTTGAACTGCGTTTCGGGCAGTTTAACCCCTTCTTTGTAGGCGATCTTTCCGGTACGTACCTGCTCAACAACGCGAGTGTCGACCGGGTCACGTTTGGGCAGGGTTGCACCTGCGTTGGCCAGCACAAACTCATACGCCTGTTTGGCGGGAAGAATCGTCAGTTTAGGCATAGGAAGCGGCTCATTCCATTTCATGCTCGCCATGTATTGACCGGCATCGGGCATTTCTTCAACCTGAACGCCACCATCCCAGTTATCCTTCGTAACCTTCTCATTTCCGTCCACGATATTACCATGAACGTACGCCCGTCCGTAAACCCGATACGGCAGCTTGCTACGTCCTGATTCGGGTTTTAATATCCGGTGCCCAATGGGCGAATCTTTGGGCGTTTGCGGCCCTGGCTTGTAATAGTTATTGATAATATTGTACATAGCCGTATAGTCGCCCCCATCGGTAGAACGGTGTACCCAGTTGAATATAACGTTGTTGGCAAAGTTGAAAATGCCATTCCAGCCAATTGACGGATTCCGCCCGGCGTTATCGGCCCATAGGTTACGCATGAACGTACAGTTTTCACCACCCAGCGTACTGCCGAATGCGTGGTTCCAGGTGTCGAGCGCTTCCGAGAAAATCGAATTCTGAATCGTGATATTGACGGTCGGCAGCTTCTCTTCCAGCGCTTTGCCTGTGCTGTCATTGTACATATGGCGGTACATCGACATGTTTTCGTCCAGTCCCCAACTGGCCGATACGTGGTCGATCATGATGTTGCCGATTGGGTTGCCGCCAATCGAATCGTCGCGACGTCCGACAAAGGTTTCGCCCCGCCGGAACCGCATATACCGGATCAGTACGTCGTGTGTGTTGATCCAGACCGATTCGCCCGCTATACAAACCCCATCGCCCGGCGCCGTCTGACCCGCAATGGTGATGTAAGGGGCTCTGATAATCAGGGGACTTTTTAATTTGATGATACCGGCTACGTTGAACACAATGGTACGTGCGCCACCTGTTTCGCAGGCATCGCGAAGTGTGCCAGGACCACTATCTTCGAGGCTCGTTACCACAATGACTTTACCACCGCGTCCGCCGAATGTGTAGGCGCCACCCCCTTCGGCACCCGGAAAAGCCGGGATGCTGGCCTGTGGCAGATCGACCGGGCGGGCGGCCCAGGGAACGTACGGTTTGCCTTCTTTCGCTTCCTTCTCAATGATGGGTTTAGCCTTTTCCCAGGCAATATTCGACTTCCGCCAGGTCTCTTTAAGCAGTTCATCGCTTTGTTTCTGAACATCTGCCGGAATGGTCGGGTACTGCGCCGATGCAGACTGCTGGGCGAAAATCAGAGCAGCCGACAGGAAAATAGGAATAGTAAGCTTTTTCATGAGACGAGGGTTCTGTTGAGTGAGCGAGTTGTCAGGTCCAATCGGTCAAAACCAAACAATCGCGGTGATCAATGATCAGATTGTATATCAAGCTCAAAATAAGGCTAAAAAATAGGGCAATATCTATATCATTTTCTCGGCAATTTATAGGATATTATCATTCGGGGAAATCAACTTAAAAGTTGCCTGCTACAGACTTAATGGCCCGGTCTATTTTTAACATAGTTGCTCATAAAGACGTTTATTGGCTATTGCCTTACACGTTATGAGTATTTATATCGGCACCTCGGGCTGGAGCTACGATCATTGGCAGGGCGTTTTGTATCCGCAACATACGCCAGTTCATCTCCGCCTGGATTATTATCTCCCACAATTTGACACGGTTGAACTAAACAGTAGTTTTTACCACTGGCCCAGACAAACAACATTTGTTCACTGGTATCAACGCTTACCCAATCATTTCCGTCTGTCGGTGAAAGCGCCCAGAGGCTTAACGCATGGTAAAAAACTATATGCGCCGGAGGTGTGGCTGGAACGGATTAAAAGCTGCTGGCACGAATTGCATCATAAACGGGCGGTGCTGCTGGTGCAGTTAGCTCCTCAACAAACCTACGATTATGACCGCCTGGCCTACTTTCTGGAACAATTGCCGGTCTGGATGGATACGGCGGTTGAGTTCAGACATGAGAGCTGGCATAACGAAACGGTTTTCCAGTTGCTGGAACATCATCAGGTTGCCTATTGCATTATGAGTGGGGCTCAACTACCCTGTTTGCTCCGAACAACGGCCCCCTTTGTATACATACGCTTACACGGCCCCGATTTTCAGCATTTATACGGTGGTTCATATTCCGATGCTGATTTGAACTGGTGGGCTGACCGAATTCGGGAATGGACGAAGTTGGGAAAGGATGTATATGCTTATTTTAATAACGACGGCGCGGGTAATGCCGTCCGCAATGCCCAGACCTTACGCCAACTGGTCGCCTGATTTATTTCTTTTTAGGGTAGAACAGTTCAAAAGCCCGATAAACACTGCGGTGCAAAATGGTCAGGTGATTTTCGTCGGGCAGATAAACATACTGCACTGTTAGATTGGACGGATTGGTTCGTTGAAGCAGGTCGGCCAGCGTTTGCGCGTCATTTTCCATTTGTTTGCCTTCATTACCGACCGATACATATACATTGGTTGGCTTCATGATGGATTGTTTGTTCTGACTTTTTAGAGCCGTTAGCAGTGACTCATTATCCCACCACAGGCTTGGGCTAACAATGATGTAGTTATCGAACAGATCGGGATGATGTAGCAGGATTTCAGTAGCCAGTAATCCGCCAAGCGACTGCCCAATCAGCGTTTTGACCCCGCTGGTTCTGTATCCAGACCGAATGAAAGGCTGTAGCTCCTTTTCCAGAAAGGCCATAAATGGTGCCGAACCGCCAGTAGTAGGAAAGTCTTTTTTATCCTTCGCTATGGTGGTTGGATAGGTGAAATCCCGTCTTCGATCGACATTGGCAATCCCAACTACAATTGATTTAGGCATAACCCCGATCATCGTTAAAAACTGAACAAGGCCGACGATGTGAATAAAGTCTTCGTTGGCAGAGCCATCCAGCAGGTAAATAACCGGATACGTTGTTGTTGAATCGGACGAATAGCCTTCAGGCAGGTAAATATTCAGGAGCCTGTTTTCTCCCAATTGGTCGGAATGAACTTGCTGAATTACACCTAAAACAAAGGGTGTGGTTTGGCTGACTGAAGGCACCGCAGGAACCTGTGCGCACGAAGTCAGTCTGGTGGCCAGTAAGATTAGAACAATGAAAAAACAGGATCTCATCATCAGTATTTTAGTGAGAAGTCTTTACCCGAAATGTGCCCTTGTCGATAGGTCTGGCCAGCTAGAAACATCCAATATAATAAATAGTAAACGTTGGAATTCTCCGGCCGTAAAATCGACACGACATTCCTCATTATTAGTAGGGCATACGCTATGGCATTTACAATATATACCATATCAATATAGAATTTTAATATACTAATAATAAAAAAATATATAATAAACTTTTGGATAAATAATAAAAAAATTATAATTATATGGATAAGTTCTATTATTATTTTTTTAAGTGTTAACATTATGCAGACACAATATCTACAAACTTGTTTTAAGCTAATTTTAATCTCCTTGTTGTTCTTCCCTGTTTATGCTCAGGCGCAACTAGTTACAGGGAAGGTCATCTCAAAAGCAGATGGCTCGCCATTGCCAGGAGTGAGTGTTCTGGTGAAAGGAACAACAAGAGGGACGATTTCGGATGCCCAGGGCGCATTCGCTATCGAAGCCAAAACGGCTGAAGTTCTCGTTTTTTCGGCGGTAGGCTACGAAGGCCAGGAGGTAAAGGTGAATGCATCGGTTCTTACGATTTCGCTGGCCGAAGATGCCCGTGCTCTTACCGAAGTGGTAGTTACGGCACTGGGAATTAAAAAGGAGAAGGAGAAAATCCTGTATGCTACTCAGGAGGTAAAAGGGGCCGTGCTCGACAAAGCCCCCGATGCCAACGTTGCTGGTAACCTGACTGGCAAAGTAGCGGGTCTGACCGTTTTTAACAGTAGCAACCTGTATCAATCGCCCGAAATCCAATTACGGGGTGCCAGCACGCTACTGGTAGTTGATGGTGTTCC harbors:
- a CDS encoding alpha/beta hydrolase-fold protein, translated to MMRSCFFIVLILLATRLTSCAQVPAVPSVSQTTPFVLGVIQQVHSDQLGENRLLNIYLPEGYSSDSTTTYPVIYLLDGSANEDFIHIVGLVQFLTMIGVMPKSIVVGIANVDRRRDFTYPTTIAKDKKDFPTTGGSAPFMAFLEKELQPFIRSGYRTSGVKTLIGQSLGGLLATEILLHHPDLFDNYIIVSPSLWWDNESLLTALKSQNKQSIMKPTNVYVSVGNEGKQMENDAQTLADLLQRTNPSNLTVQYVYLPDENHLTILHRSVYRAFELFYPKKK
- a CDS encoding polysaccharide lyase → MKKLTIPIFLSAALIFAQQSASAQYPTIPADVQKQSDELLKETWRKSNIAWEKAKPIIEKEAKEGKPYVPWAARPVDLPQASIPAFPGAEGGGAYTFGGRGGKVIVVTSLEDSGPGTLRDACETGGARTIVFNVAGIIKLKSPLIIRAPYITIAGQTAPGDGVCIAGESVWINTHDVLIRYMRFRRGETFVGRRDDSIGGNPIGNIMIDHVSASWGLDENMSMYRHMYNDSTGKALEEKLPTVNITIQNSIFSEALDTWNHAFGSTLGGENCTFMRNLWADNAGRNPSIGWNGIFNFANNVIFNWVHRSTDGGDYTAMYNIINNYYKPGPQTPKDSPIGHRILKPESGRSKLPYRVYGRAYVHGNIVDGNEKVTKDNWDGGVQVEEMPDAGQYMASMKWNEPLPMPKLTILPAKQAYEFVLANAGATLPKRDPVDTRVVEQVRTGKIAYKEGVKLPETQFKHRRLPIDSYKNGIITDPMQVGGYPDYKGTPYVDSDKDGMPDSWETKNGLNPKDPSDASQDKNKDGYTNIEDFLNSVVSVQQVRPRT
- a CDS encoding DUF72 domain-containing protein, whose protein sequence is MSIYIGTSGWSYDHWQGVLYPQHTPVHLRLDYYLPQFDTVELNSSFYHWPRQTTFVHWYQRLPNHFRLSVKAPRGLTHGKKLYAPEVWLERIKSCWHELHHKRAVLLVQLAPQQTYDYDRLAYFLEQLPVWMDTAVEFRHESWHNETVFQLLEHHQVAYCIMSGAQLPCLLRTTAPFVYIRLHGPDFQHLYGGSYSDADLNWWADRIREWTKLGKDVYAYFNNDGAGNAVRNAQTLRQLVA
- a CDS encoding DUF6298 domain-containing protein, which produces MLRLNHFAVVLSLVFALGRIGATYAQKNKPVPPKPVSVGADGHLVYSPDERGNRIPDFSYCGYKAGEEAVPTVAIKVVIPFRKGDATRRIQAALDYVASLPLGSDGFRGSVLLEKGVYEVAGSLRISASGVVLRGSGMNAGGTTLLGTGLCRDNLISISGSNDRQLTAAVPITDAYVPVNALNVRVANPTDFKTGDYVQIRRPATKEWIQKLGTDTFGGGLSALGWKPGQRDLFWDRQITAVNGAELTLDAPLTTALDSAYGGGTIARYAWPGQIAQSGVENLQLESTIDKTNPKDEAHSWMAIGLENIQDAWIRQVVFRHFAGSAVYVHETARRITVEDCQSLEPVSEIGGERRNTFFVRGQQVLCQRLYAESGIHDFAVGFCATGPNAFVQCESHLPYSFSGSIDSWASGVLFDIVNIDGNALRFANRGQDEQGAGWNAANSVLWQCTAARVENYQPPTAQNWAFGTWAQFAGNGYWDMSNEHIQPRSLYYAQLKDRLGDKITSRAILLPVESEASSSPKIDVAAALTKQAVNPAPTLYDFISAAPKRQPIPATSNATSIDAIGVPKETPVSKSDRRPAEPMQILHGKLVRGVKLITGRRQEVPWWNGSARPYGLTGAKPHITRFVPGMTGRGLTDNLDAMTDSMKADNLLAIDHNYGLWYDRRRDDHERIRRMDGEVWPPFYELPFARSGKETAWDGLSKYDLTKYNPWYWSRLKQYADLADQKGLVLIHENYFQHNIIEAGAHYADFPWRPANNINNTGFPEPVPYAGDKRIFMAEQFYDVSHPVRRALHRAYIRKCLENFVGNTGVIQLIGAEFTGPLPFVQFWIDTISEWEKETGKKAIVGLSTTKDVQDAILADAKRASLVNLIDIRYWHYQANGMAYEPAGGQNLAPRQHARLTPPKKTSFEQVYRAVREYRQKFPEKAVTYAADSYDSMGWAVLMAGGSMPNVPPVADPQFLADAAQMQPVELAKKQTNQWALGSEKAGYIVYTEANTSVELDLTKSAGSFSVSYINPKTGQITKSKDVVKGGSVVNLKKQTEGAEVIWVKKSKGL